A segment of the Lelliottia amnigena genome:
GTCGTGGTGATGAATATTACCGATTCTCAGGCTGATTACGTTAAAGAATTGACGCAGAAACTACAAAATGCGGGCATTCGCGTAAAAGCGGACTTGAGAAATGAGAAGATTGGCTTTAAAATCCGTGAGCACACATTACGTCGTGTCCCTTACATGTTGGTCTGCGGTGATAAAGAGGTGGAATCAGGCAAAGTTGCCGTTCGCACCCGCCGTGGTAAAGACTTGGGCAGCCTGGACGTAAATGAAGTGATTGAGAAGCTGCGACTAGAGATTCGCAGCCGCAGTCTTCAACAACTGGAGGTATAAGGTATTAAAGGCGGAAAACGAGTTCAAACGGCGCGCCCGAATCGTATTAATAGCGAAATTCGCGCGCAAGAAGTTCGCTTAACAGGTCTGGAAGGCGAGCAGCTTGGTATTGTGAGTCTGAGAGAAGCTCTGGAAAAAGCAGAAGAGTCCGGAGTAGACTTAGTCGAAATCAGCCCTAACGCCGAGCCGCCAGTTTGTCGTATCATGGATTACGGCAAGTTCCTCTATGAAAAGAGCAAGTCTTCTAAGGAACAGAAGAAAAAGCAAAAAGTTATTCAGGTTAAGGAAATTAAATTCCGACCTGGCACAGACGATGGCGATTACCAGGTAAAACTCCGCAGCCTGGTACGCTTTCTGGAAGAGGGTGATAAAGCTAAGATCACGCTGCGTTTCCGCGGTCGTGAGATGGCTCACCAGCAGATCGGTATGGAAGTGCTTAATCGCGTCCGTGACGATCTGAGTGAACTGGCAGTGGTCGAATCCTTCCCATCGAAGATCGAAGGCCGCCAGATGATCATGGTGCTCGCTCCTAAGAAGAAACAGTAAGGCCTTCAAGTAGCAAGATCTGTGGAGCCTACGGGCTTCGCAGATTTTGTTCGCCTATGTTTCGTTTATTAACAATGCGAAGTGGAAGTTATTAAAATGCCAAAAATTAAGACCGTACGCGGTGCTGCTAAGCGTTTTAAAAAAACCGGTAAAGGTGGATTTAAACACAAGCGTGCTAACCTGCGTCACATTCTGACTAAAAAAGCTACCAAGCGTAAACGTCACCTGCGTCCAAAAGCCATGGTTTCTAAAGGCGATTTGGGTCTGGTTATCGCGTGCCTGCCGTACGCATAAGTCGTTAACGTTTTTTTAACTTTTTAATTAGAATAGATACAGGAGAGCACATATGGCTCGCGTAAAACGTGGTGTAGTTGCCCGTGCACGTCACAAGAAAATTTTGAAACAAGCCAAAGGCTACTACGGTGCGCGTTCACGCGTATACCGCGTTGCCTTCCAGGCTGTTATCAAAGCTGGTCAGTATGCTTACCGTGACCGTCGTCAACGTAAGCGTCAGTTCCGTCAACTGTGGATTGCGCGTATCAACGCAGCAGCACGTCAGAACGGTATTTCTTACAGCAAATTCATCAACGGCCTGAAAAAAGCCTCTGTTGAAATCGACCGTAAGATTCTGGCTGACATCGCAGTATTCGACAAATTAGCGTTCACAGCTCTGGTCGAAAAAGCGAAAGCAGCACTGGCATAAGCCAGTTGAAAGAGGGGGCTTTGCTCCCTCTTTTGTTTCACAAGGCTATCAAATAATTGACAATTCTCCGTCTAGCCTTTTCAATAAGGCCTTACGGCATGTACCACACAAGGTAACGCAAGCATGAATGCTGCTATTTTCCGCTTCTTCTTTTACTTTAGCACCTGATTTCAGGAGGCTTGCGCGTGAAAGATGAAACGAAAAACAGCGCCGGAAAGCCTCCTGATGGAGGCTTTTTTTGTTTCTGTCGCTGATGAATATCGCCACATAACGAGGAAAAACATGTCACATCTCGCAGAGCTGGTTGCCAATGCAACGGCCGCCATTAATCAAGCCTCAGATGTTGCCGCACTAGACAATGTCCGCGTCGAATATCTGGGTAAAAAAGGGCATTTGACCCTTCAAATGACCACCCTGCGGGAGCTGCCGCCTGAAGAGCGCCCGGCTGCAGGTGCAGTCATCAACGAAGCGAAAGAACAGGTTCAGCAAGCGTTAAACGCGCGTAAATCTGACCTGGAAAGCGCCGCATTGAACGCGCGGCTGGCTGAAGAAACGATTGATGTTTCCTTGCCGGGACGTCGTATCGAGAACGGCGGTCTACATCCGGTGACTCGCACCATCGATCGCATTGAAAGTTTCTTCGGTGAGCTCGGCTTTACCGTGGCGACTGGCCCGGAAATCGAAGATGACTACCATAACTTCGATGCCCTCAATATTCCTGGCCATCATCCGGCACGCGCTGACCACGACACGTTCTGGTTTGATGCCACGCGTTTGCTGCGTACCCAGACCTCTGGCGTGCAGATCCGTACCATGAAGGAACAAGCGCCGCCGATCCGCATCATCGCGCCGGGTCGCGTGTACCGTAACGATTACGATCAGACCCACACGCCAATGTTCCATCAAATGGAAGGCCTGATCGTTGATAAAAACATCAGCTTTACCAATCTGAAAGGCACGCTTCATGACTTCCTGAACAACTTCTTTGAGGAAGATTTGCAGGTTCGTTTCCGTCCGTCCTATTTCCCGTTCACTGAACCGTCTGCGGAAGTTGACGTGATGGGTAAAAATGGCAAATGGCTCGAAGTTCTGGGCTGCGGCATGGTTCATCCGAACGTACTGCGCAACGTGGGTATTGATCCGGAAATTTATTCCGGCTTTGCCTTCGGTATGGGCATGGAGCGTCTGACGATGCTGCGTTATGGCGTAACCGATTTGCGCGCATTCTTCGAAAACGATCTGCGTTTCCTCAAACAGTTTAAATAAGGGCAGGACAGAACAATGAAATTCAGTGAACTGTGGTTACGCGAATGGGTAAACACGACGCTCGACAGTGAAGCACTTTCTAACCAGATCACTATGGCCGGTCTGGAAGTCGATGGCGTGGAACCCGTTTCCGGCGCATTTAACGGCGTGGTTGTGGGTGAAGTGGTCGAGTGCGGCCAGCACCCGAATGCTGACAAGCTGCGCGTCACAAAGGTTAACGTCGGTGGCGAACGCCTGTTGGATATCGTCTGCGGTGCGCCAAATTGCCGTCAAGGGCTGAAAGTGGCCGTAGCCACTGTGGGCGCGGTTCTGCCGGGCGATTTCAAAATCAAAGCCGCCAAACTGCGTGGCGAGCCATCAGAGGGGATGCTGTGCTCCTTCTCTGAACTCGGGATTTCCGACGACCATAACGGCATCATCGAACTTCCTGTCGATGCACCGATTGGCACCGATATTCGCGAGTACCTCAAGCTTGATGACAACACGATTGAAATCAGCGTCACCCCGAACCGTGCCGACTGCTTAGGTATTATCGGCGTGGCCCGCGATGTGGCCGTGATAAATCAAACCGAGCTGAACACGCCAGAGATTGCGCCTGTAGCGGCAACCATTGCCGACACGCTGCCGATTCAGGTTGAGGCCGCTGATGCGTGTCCGCGTTACCTGGGCCGCGTAGTGAAAGGCATCAACGTTAAAGCGCCTACACCGCTGTGGATGAAAGAGAAGCTGCGTCGCTGTGGCATCCGTTCAATCGACGCGGTTGTTGACGTCACCAACTTCGTGCTGCTCGAACTGGGCCAGCCGATGCATGCTTTCGATAAAGATCGTATCGAAGGCGGGATTGTGGTGCGTATGGCGGAAGAGGGGGAAACTCTGGTTCTGCTCGACGGTAGCGAAGCGAAGCTCAGCGCAGACACTCTGGTTATTGCCGATCACAACAAAGCGCTGGCAATGGGCGGCATCTTTGGTGGTGAACATTCGGGCGTAAATGACGAAACCCAGAATGTGCTGCTGGAATGCGCATTCTTCAGCCCGCTGTCTATCACCGGTCGCGCGCGTCGTCATGGTTTGCATACCGATGCCTCTCACCGTTATGAACGCGGTGTTGATCCGGCTCTGCAGTACAAAGCGATGGAGCGTGCAACGCGCCTGCTGATCGACATCTGCGGCGGTGAAGCAGGTCCGGTCATCGATGTGACCAACGAAGCAATGCTGCCAAAATGCGCAACCATCACGCTGCGTCGCAGTAAACTGGATCGCCTGATTGGTCATCATATTGCCGATGCGCAGGTCAGCGACATTCTGCGTCGCCTGGGCTGTGACGTCACAGAAGGTCAGGATCAGTGGCAGGCCATTGCGCCGAGCTGGCGTTTCGATATTTCAATCGAAGAAGATCTGGTAGAAGAAGTGGCGCGTGTATACGGCTACAACAATATTCCCGATGAGCCAGTGCAAGCAGGTTTGATCATGGGGACTCACCGAGAAGCCGATCTGTCGTTGAAGCGTGTGAAAACCATGCTTAACGACAAAGGCTATCAGGAAGTGATTACCTATAGCTTCGTTGATCCCAAACTGCAGCAGCTGGTGCATCCGGGTCATGAAGCCCTGATTCTGCCAAATCCGATCTCCAGCGAAATGTCTGCGATGCGACTTTCCCTGTTGACCGGTCTGCTCGGTACTATCGTTTATAATCAGAACCGTCAGCAGAGCCGTGTCCGTATCTTCGAAACCGGTCTGCGTTTTGTTCCTGATACGCAGGCTAATCTCGGGATTCGCCAGGATCTGATGCTGGCAGGTGCTATCTGCGGCAATCGCTACGAAGAGCATTGGGATCTGACGAAAAACAGCGTTGATTTTTACGATGTGAAAGGCGATCTGGAGTCCGTTCTCGATCTGACCGGTAAATTATCTGAAATTGAATTCCGTGCTGAAGCCTGCCAGGGCTTGCATCCGGGCCAAAGTGCTGCCATTTATTTACAAGGTGAACGCATTGGTTTCATTGGTGTTGTTCACCCTGAGCTGGAACGCAAACTGGATCTGAACGGCCGCACTATGGTGTTCGAGCTGGAGTGGAACAAGGTCGCAGACCGCGTCATTCCTCAGGCTCAGGACGTTTCTCGCTTCCCGGCGAACCGTCGTGATATCGCCGTTGTGGTGGCTGAAAACGTGCCCGCAGCAGATATTTTGGCCGAATGTAAGAAAGTTGGCGTAAATCAGGTAGTTGGCGTAAACTTATTTGACGTGTACCGCGGCAAGGGCGTAGCAGAAGGTTTTAAGAGCCTCGCTATTAGCCTTATCCTTCAGGATACCAGCCGTACACTCGAAGAAGAGGAGATTGCCGCTACCGTCGCCAAATGTGTAGAGGCATTAAAAGAGCGATTCCAGGCATCATTGAGGGATTGAACCTATGGCGCTTACAAAAGCTGAAATGTCAGAATATCTGTTTGATAAGCTTGGGCTTAGCAAACGGGATGCCAAAGAACTGGTAGAGCTGTTTTTCGAAGAGATCCGTCGTGCTCTGGAAAACGGTGAGCAGGTTAAACTGTCCGGTTTCGGCAATTTTGATTTGCGAGACAAAAACCAACGTCCGGGCCGTAACCCGAAGACGGGGGAAGATATTCCCATTACAGCCCGCCGCGTGGTGACCTTCAGACCCGGACAGAAGTTAAAAAGCCGTGTCGAAAACGCAACGCCTAAAGCAGAGTAATTGAACTACCTAAAAAGGCCGCTGATGCGGCCTTTTTTCTTTGCTCTCCCGCGTACCCGCCGTAAAATCAATGACATCTCCCACATGAAAACAATACCCATGCATGATTATGCCTCTCGTCAACATCGCTCCGATCTGCGCGGGTTACTCGTGCTCCTGGCATTACTCGTCGTGGCTATGACGGTCAGCCTTTGTGCGGGCGACCAGTGGATTGGGCCAGAAAACTGGATGAGCGAGCAGGGCCAACTTTTTGTCTGGCAAATTCGTTTGCCGCGCACAGTGGCGGTGATACTGGTAGGTGCCGCGCTGGCCTTGTGCGGGACGATGATGCAGGCTTTGTTTGAGAACCCACTGGCAGAGCCGGGATTGCTTGGGGTCTCGAATGGCGCAGGCGTCGGGCTTATCGCGGCAGTGATGCTTGGCGCAGGGGCGCTGTCAGGCTGGATCGTCAGCATCAGCGCTATCGCCGGGGCATTGCTGATCACGGTGATTTTGCTTCGTTTTGCCAGACGAAATCTGTCGACCAGCCGATTGTTACTGGCCGGCGTCGCGCTGGGGATTATTTGTAGCGCCCTGATGACATGGGCGGTGTATTTCTCAACATCGTTTGATCTGCGCCAACTGATGTACTGGATGATGGGAGGGTTTGGTGGCGTAGACTGGCGTCAGGGCTGGTTAATGCTGCTGCTGTTGCCCATTATTGTCTGGGCATCATGTCAGTCAGCGCCATTGAACATGCTGGCCTTAGGCGAAACCTCGGCCCGTCAACTGGGCCTGTCGATCGACTTATGGCGCAAAATACTGGTCATCGCACTCGGCTGGATGGTCGGCGTAAGCGTTGCCCTGGCGGGGGCGATTGGATTTATCGGCCTTGTCATCCCGCATATGCTGCGCCTCGGCGGAATGACCGACCACCGTACATTATTACCCGCATCCGCTGTTGCCGGTGCCGCAACGCTGCTCATCGCCGACATTATTGCCCGTCTTGCACTGACCGCAGCGGAGTTGCCCATCGGCGTCGTGACGGCGACGCTGGGCGCACCTGTATTTATCTGGCTACTCTTAAAGGCCGGGCGCTAAACCCTCGGTGCATTTTCATGCACCATCTTAAGGGTGCGAAGCCAGTATTCGGCCGTGTACAGCTGTATAATTTAAAAGGTTTTTTATCGGGAGGTGTGCTAATTTTGATTCCAGATAAAAACAATCTAGGTCATAAAATGCGTATGTCAGTCCCTGCTACCACGACACGTGCAACCACCGCTTTCTGCGGCGGCGTGAGCGTATCTGTGACCGGCACCTGACAAAACAGCGCTACGCTCCCCGCCAAACCGGACGGGGACCTGTTCTCCGTTCATGATAATTTGAATGGAGAAATTTGATGTCATTACCTGAAAGCGCACTGTTAATCATTGATATGCAGGAAGGTCTTTTCCGCGGCCCGGCCTCTCCACATTCAGCAGAAGCCGTTCTGTCTAATGTTTGCGAGCTGATTGCTAAAGCGAGGCAGGCTCATGTGCCCGTATTTTTTGCCCGCCACACCGGACCTGATGATTCCCCATTCTCCGAGCAAAGTCCGTTAACACAACTCCTGTCTGAACTAAACGTGAACGCTCAGCGGGATATCGTGTTTATTAAAAAGTATCCCAATTGTTTTCGGGATACCGACCTGCGGCATCAACTTATCAAACGCGGTATAACGCAACTGGTTATTGCCGGGATGAAAACTGAGTTTTGTGTGGACTCCACCTGCCGCGCAGCACCGGAACTGGGATTCAGAACCGTACTGATTTCTGATGCGCATACAACGATGGATAATGGACACTTGTCAGCAAAAGAGATCATAGGTCATCACAATATGACGCTGGCGGGTCCGTTTGTGACGCTGTCAACTGCCGCTGGCTGGCGCTTTGATTCTTAGAAATGAGCTCGAAATGAGCGCCGTATGCAGGGCGGCTCGTAAAGCCAATTTCCGCTTCTGGCACGGAGCAGACTGCGACAGAATACAGTCTGCTCTGAGTGAGGAGCGGAAGTTCGCAAGGGGTATCACAACGGGGTACGATTCATACCACGATGTATTAATTAACGGGCTCAGGCCGCTGTCCCTTAAGCACGAGGGCCAGACGATACGGTAAAAAGGGGAGGGGGAGTCGCGTTGAGATAAATCGTGTCTTAACGGATTGTTAGACTGTTTTGTTGTGTTTAAGAAGACAGGTTGCCTTCATCTGTGCAACTATTCCTCGTAAATATTTATGAGGGTTCTGCGGTTATGTTTTCTGTTCCCTTTCCTGTTATTACTCTGTTTGCGCTATTGGTTTTAATCGTCATGGCGCTATTCCCCGAAAAAAATCGCCACAGTGGGACGCTGCGTTTTCTCATCGCCTGCACCGTCCTGCTAACGCTAGGTACGCTGCGCTGGGAATACGATTCAGCCCATGCTCAGGAATATTCAATCCGTCTTAGCAATACTTCTGCCCCCGCTCGCATGGCACAGTTTTATCACGATGACAGATGCTAATATGCAGCGTCGCGCATTATTGCTCACTTTACCCCCAGCCATTGCATTAGTTACCCGGATGTTTTGGCCGGTTGCGACGGATTTCATCCTCTTCATCCTGTTTACAGGATACGGATGTGGCCTCATTCGTCTTGCATGGCAGGGAGAGCGTAGCTTCACGCTGAGTCGACTGGCAGAGTCAACACATACTGTAAAAATGGCATTTTTCGCAGGCTGCTTTCTGTGTCTATCTGCACTGACAGACCTTGCGGTTACGCTTGACTTCAGCATCAGCGGTGGGAAACAAGCCCCGGATATGGTTGTCATTTTCCAGATGATACTGCTTCCTCTCATCGCCGCGGCCATTGTCAGTGCGGGACGGACAACGGTATCAGGAAATGATCACCGTGAAGAAACGCCTCCCGAGTGTGTTGTGGTGCCCGCGGGAGAGTTTGAGGGGATTTATCGCAGACTCGAGAATCACGTTCGTGAACACAAATTTATCTTAATCCCGACCTCACACTGAGTATCCTGGCCAGAAAAACCGGCATACCAGCTCGACACCTTTCAGGTGCAGTGAATTCAGTGAGTCAGTGCAATGTATCGCAGTGGATCAATGGCTTCAGAATTGACCGGGCAAAGGAACTGCTGTCAAACACCCCGTTGCCCGTGACGGATATCATGCTGGAGTCTGGATTCACCACCAAATCCAATTTTAACCGTGAGTTTCTGCGAATTTCCGGCGTGTCACCTACCTTGTTCCGGCAGAAGATGCAGGGTAATCAAGCGAGGAATTCAGAAATGCACTGATTTTACGAATCAGGCGTTGATGAATAGCCACTCGCTTTGCTCGGGGGCCATCCTGGCAAACAATATCGTCGCCAGGTGAGTCTTCGTTTAGCAGAATTTCAGCGCCAGGTTTACAAAGCTGCATGAAACTGAAATGTGTCGCGCCTTCAACCCTCTCGTATTGCCTCCAGTCGGGATTCATTTCGGCAGCAATGTATCCAGACTCCTGATCCGCGGGTAATTCTCCCGGTCCGTCCGCCTGTGCCGCTAAAATCAGGACTGGAATGTTAATAGCATTCAGACTCTGAGGCGTAAAACCAGGGGCTAATCCTGTATCAAGAGAGACGACAGCCCGGATTCGTGCATCACGGTGATTTGCGGATATTTTTTCCAGGGAAAGCGTGTCATTGATGCCAAGTTTTTCTATTAACCGGCAGTCGCCCCGTCTGGAATGGTTTTGACAATCACGGATGAACAAAGAAGGCTGAAATCGCGCACCCCGCTAGCGACATGACTGTCCACCCGCCAAGAGAATGCCCTAAAGCGGCAATACGGCCCTTGTCCGTTGCCCCGAACAGAGTAGGGGACGCTATGACGAAATCAATAACCCGAGAAATATCCTGCGGACGTCGCCACAACTTTTTAGCCTCTCTCGGATTCTGATCAAACGTCGTCGTGCCTGGATGATCCGGGGCGGCAACAATATACCCCTCTGCAGCCATCGCCGTAGCAATCCAGGAGAGATTCCGCCAGTTTCCGTGGTATCCGTGTGAAATAACCAGGAGAGGGTGAACGCCAGGCAATGGCGGCGCATCGGGGATCACCGTCACACCAACAAAAGCGGGATTACTGCCCACATCAACTGCTTTTCCCTCAGAAGCCGTTGGATACCACACAGCCACATTGAGATTGTCACGCGTCGGGTCTGATAACGTTATCTGACGAAAGCCTGGCGATGCCTGCACGTGTATCCCGTAAAGGAACACAGACAATAAACAAAAAACGCGTATGCACATCATAAATAATCCTGAAGAGGTGAATGGTGCAACGTGTATATATCAGGTTTGGTATTCGAGCGTCCTCGAACACGATTGAGGTCGTGAATTTGTTTTTTCGTCATTATTCGATGAGAACGCGCCGCGTAAAGACAGCGAGTCGCTGATGCATATTCTGGATGAGTAGAATACCGAAAGAGGAAAGGGATGCTGTACTTCGCGGACAAGACATACAGCAACACTGGCAGATGAAGCGTGAAATGCTCCCGCTCGCGGTACCACACTATAGGCTGATCTTCTTAGGAGCGATGAGTGCTGCAGGATATCCTGGTCCTCGCTGTGCCAACAGAGGACCTTGTTAACTGAACTCGGTTTGAAGTTATCAAGAGAGGACCGCTATATTTTTTCCTGATTAACACGGGATGACAGTTCCTGATGGCTTTCCTTTCTTTCACTGTAGCGATCGGCCAGATAACCGCTTTGTCCCTTAAGCAGTAGCGTGATTTTAAACAGCTCCTCGGCGACATCGACGATACGATCATACCAGGGTGAGGGTTTCATTCGTCCATTCTCATCGAATTCCTGCCAGGCTTTGGCCACTGAAGACTGATTAGGTATAGTGAACATCCGCATCCACCTACCCAGAATGCGCATCTGGTTCACGGCATTGAAGGACTGAGAGCCGCCACAGACCTGCATCACCGCAAGGGTTTTGCCCTGCGAAGGACGAACGGCACCTTCGCTTAAGGGTATCCAGTCTATCTGCGCCTTCATCACTGCGCTCATTGCCCCGTGCCGCTCAGGGGAGCTCCACACCATCCCGTCGCACCATCTGACCAGCTCGCGCAGCGCGATGACTTTTGGGTGCGTATCCGGAGCATCATCCGGCAGGGGTAAACCGGAAGGGTTAAAAAATTTCACCTCAGCTCCCATCGCCGTCAGCAGGCGACCCGCTTCTTCTGCTGCAAAACGACTGTAAGAACGCTCTCTTACCGAGCCATACAGAATCAGAATGCGCGGCGGTTCCTGTAAAGGCAGGCGTTCAGCAATTTGCCGATCAAAGCAATCCGTGTTCAGGGCAGGGAACTCTTCCATTTTTCTACTCCGGGCGGTTTTTATGATTTTTAAATTCAATACATATGATATAGCATATGTATATTCTAAAGGAATGGAGTGATAAATGCTAAAGCCTGTTCAGCTTTTTAAAATTCTGTCGGATGAAACCCGCCTCGCCATTATCATGCTTCTCCGTGAGTCCGGCGAACTGTGTGTGTGCGATATCTGCGCGGCCACCTCCGAATCGCAGCCCAAGATTTCTCGCCACATGGCTATCCTGCGCGGGGCTGAACTGGTGCTGGACCGTCGGGAAGGCAAATGGGTCTATTATCGTCTGTCACCCCACATGCCGGCATGGGCGGCTGAGACGATTACGACGTCATGGCAGTGCCTGCGCGAAGATGTCCGTAAATGGCTGGAAAAATCTGCCTGTAGTTCCTGTTGACAGATTTAATCACATACATATAAACATATATATTGGAGTCTGAAATGTTACTGGCAGGGAGTATCTTTTTACTGACGCTGGTTCTGGTCATTTGGCAGCCAGGAGGCCTCAATATTGGCTGGAGTGCAAGTATCGGGGCCTTACTGGCGCTGGGAACCGGGGTCATCCACATGGGTGATATCCCCGTGGTCTGGAATATCGTCTGGAATGCGACAGCGGCATTCATTGCGGTGATCATCATCAGCCTGCTGCTCGATGAGTCCGGTTTCTTTGAATGGGCCGCGCTGCATATCGCCCACTGGGGTAACGGACGTGGACGCCTGCTGTTTACCTGGATAATTCTGCTCGGTGCCGCTGTTGCTGCGCTCTTTGCTAACGACGGTGCAGCGCTGATCCTGACGCCAATTGTGATTGCGATGCTGCTGGCGCTGGGGTTCAGCCAGAGCACGACGCTGGCCTTTGTCATGGCTGCGGGATTCATTGCCGATACCGCCAGTCTGCCGCTCATCGTCTCTAACCTGGTGAATATTGTCTCGGCGGATTTCTTTGGCCTGAGCTTTACGCGGTACGCCTCCGTGATGGTCCCCGTGAATCTGGCAGCCATTGCCGCCACGCTGCTCATGCTGCATCTCTTCTTCCGTCGGGATATTCCGGCGACATATGATGTTTCATTGCTGAAAGTGCCTGCCAGTGCGATTAAAGATCCGGCGACGTTCAGAGCCGGCTGGATTGTTCTGCTGCTCCTGCTGCTCGGGTTCTTTGTTCTGGAGCCGCTGGGGATCCCCGTCAGTGCGATAGCGGCAGCTGGCGCAGCCGTGCTGTTCGTGGTGGCAAAGAGAGGCCATGCCATTAATACCGGGAAAGTGCTGCGCGGTGCGCCCTGGCAGATCGTTATTTTCTCGCTGGGGATGTACCTGGTCGTCTACGGCCTGCGCAATGCCGGACTCACTGAGTCTCTTTCTGACGTGCTTAATAGGCTGGCAGAGAGAGGTCTATGGGCTGCCACGTTTGGCACCGGCTTCCTGACGGCGTTTATGTCGTCGGTGATGAACAACATGCCGACGGTGCTGATTGGCGCACTGTCGATTGACGGGAGTGCTGCGACCGGCATCGTCAAAGAGGGGATGATTTATGCCAATGTGATTGGTTGCGATTTAGGCCCAAAAATCACCCCGATTGGCAGTCTGGCCACTCTGCTGTGGCTTCACGTGCTGGCTCAGAAAAACATGACCATCACCTGGGGATATTACTTCCGCACCGGGATTATCATGACCCTACCCGTGCTGTTTGTCACACTGGCCGCGCTGACGTGGCGGCTCTCTGTCACTTTGTAATGAGATACTGATATGAGCAATATTACTCTCTACCACAACCCGGCCTGCGGCACCTCGCGCAACACGCTGGAGATGATCCGTAACAGCGGTAACGAACCGACCATTATTTACTATCTCGATACGCCACCGACCCGCGACGAGCTGATTAAACTCATCTCAGATATGGGAATGACGGTGCGCGCGTTGTTGCGTAAGAACGTTGAACCTTATGAGCAGTTGGGTCTGGATGAAGATACATTTTCTGATGAACAGTTGATCGATTTTATGCTTAAGCATCCGATCCTGATTAATCGACCGATTGTAGTGACGCCGCTTGGTACGCGTCTTTGTCGCCCCTCAGAAATTGTGCTGAATATTCTACCTGAAGGTCAGAAAGGCACGTTCACCAAAGAGGACGGTGAAAAAGTGATTGATGAAGACGGGAACCGGGTTAAGTAATCAGCCCATTTCGTATCATTATCCGGACGTCTGCGTACCCCATGCAGACGTCCGCTTTTTGCTCACTGCGGACCTGGTCGCGAAGATATCCGCAGGTGCCAGAAACAGACATTTCAGAAGCCAGCTGCTTTTAACAGCTGACGTAGTATCGAACCCGATAGCCATTTTTTTAATAACCCATCTCCGGCTCGAAAGGCTGCAAACCATTTTCGCGGGATTATTTCTGATGTAGCCAGCGCTGAACACCCCTTGACGCGGAGTCAATTGCACCTGCCAGATAACCCGAGAACTGCGGCGACCATTCACTGGCGATGCCCGTCATCTCGCGAGACCATTCTCCCCTGGCAGGAAGTTGCTCAGACATTGCGTGCCCGACGTCCTGAAGGAGATCAGATTCCGTTGCAGTATACGGATCGGCCGCCCAGTCTTTTATATACTCAGCTTCTGGTTCTGCCGCGTCCTGTCCAAATAAGCGTACGAGCTGCTCCCGGCAAAGGCCTTTGAGCACCGCTTCGCTGACCGTCCATCTCGATTTTGCCGGTACGCCAATAAAACCGAAAATCGCCGTTTTATCCGAATCTGGCTCGGAAACGTCGTGGATCTCAACCATTGGCCCAACGCGGCTTCCTGCATTCCCTGAAAGTTGTCGTGCATGCAGTAAGTCCGTTTTATAAACAGCGACATATTTCGCATGGGGGGCCATCCACGTCGGGGTTTTCCGCCAGTTTGAAAGCACCTGTTCCGGCATCGCCGGT
Coding sequences within it:
- the arsC gene encoding arsenate reductase; translation: MSNITLYHNPACGTSRNTLEMIRNSGNEPTIIYYLDTPPTRDELIKLISDMGMTVRALLRKNVEPYEQLGLDEDTFSDEQLIDFMLKHPILINRPIVVTPLGTRLCRPSEIVLNILPEGQKGTFTKEDGEKVIDEDGNRVK
- a CDS encoding Predicted dienelactone hydrolase gives rise to the protein MMCIRVFCLLSVFLYGIHVQASPGFRQITLSDPTRDNLNVAVWYPTASEGKAVDVGSNPAFVGVTVIPDAPPLPGVHPLLVISHGYHGNWRNLSWIATAMAAEGYIVAAPDHPGTTTFDQNPREAKKLWRRPQDISRVIDFVIASPTLFGATDKGRIAALGHSLGGWTVMSLAGCAISAFFVHP
- the yecD_1 gene encoding isochorismatase hydrolase, with the translated sequence MSLPESALLIIDMQEGLFRGPASPHSAEAVLSNVCELIAKARQAHVPVFFARHTGPDDSPFSEQSPLTQLLSELNVNAQRDIVFIKKYPNCFRDTDLRHQLIKRGITQLVIAGMKTEFCVDSTCRAAPELGFRTVLISDAHTTMDNGHLSAKEIIGHHNMTLAGPFVTLSTAAGWRFDS
- the arsB gene encoding arsenical pump membrane protein, coding for MLLAGSIFLLTLVLVIWQPGGLNIGWSASIGALLALGTGVIHMGDIPVVWNIVWNATAAFIAVIIISLLLDESGFFEWAALHIAHWGNGRGRLLFTWIILLGAAVAALFANDGAALILTPIVIAMLLALGFSQSTTLAFVMAAGFIADTASLPLIVSNLVNIVSADFFGLSFTRYASVMVPVNLAAIAATLLMLHLFFRRDIPATYDVSLLKVPASAIKDPATFRAGWIVLLLLLLGFFVLEPLGIPVSAIAAAGAAVLFVVAKRGHAINTGKVLRGAPWQIVIFSLGMYLVVYGLRNAGLTESLSDVLNRLAERGLWAATFGTGFLTAFMSSVMNNMPTVLIGALSIDGSAATGIVKEGMIYANVIGCDLGPKITPIGSLATLLWLHVLAQKNMTITWGYYFRTGIIMTLPVLFVTLAALTWRLSVTL
- the arsR gene encoding DNA-binding transcriptional repressor ArsR, which encodes MLKPVQLFKILSDETRLAIIMLLRESGELCVCDICAATSESQPKISRHMAILRGAELVLDRREGKWVYYRLSPHMPAWAAETITTSWQCLREDVRKWLEKSACSSC
- a CDS encoding arsenical resistance protein ArsH produces the protein MEEFPALNTDCFDRQIAERLPLQEPPRILILYGSVRERSYSRFAAEEAGRLLTAMGAEVKFFNPSGLPLPDDAPDTHPKVIALRELVRWCDGMVWSSPERHGAMSAVMKAQIDWIPLSEGAVRPSQGKTLAVMQVCGGSQSFNAVNQMRILGRWMRMFTIPNQSSVAKAWQEFDENGRMKPSPWYDRIVDVAEELFKITLLLKGQSGYLADRYSERKESHQELSSRVNQEKI
- a CDS encoding Amine Oxidase, with translation MQALTAALKSQIPVERIKTGHQVIAVSRVGKQVQVHTRSEGSKKAVFSGEHVFLALPPALAAKIDFKPAMPEQVLSNWRKTPTWMAPHAKYVAVYKTDLLHARQLSGNAGSRVGPMVEIHDVSEPDSDKTAIFGFIGVPAKSRWTVSEAVLKGLCREQLVRLFGQDAAEPEAEYIKDWAADPYTATESDLLQDVGHAMSEQLPARGEWSREMTGIASEWSPQFSGYLAGAIDSASRGVQRWLHQK